Proteins found in one Bacillus subtilis subsp. subtilis str. 168 genomic segment:
- the birA gene encoding biotin acetyl-CoA-carboxylase ligase and biotin regulon repressor (BirA-biotinoyl-5'-AMP) (Evidence 1a: Function from experimental evidences in the studied strain; PubMedId: 12368242, 15459338, 28466579; Product type e: enzyme), which translates to MRSTLRKDLIELFSQAGNEFISGQKISDALGCSRTAVWKHIEELRKEGYEVEAVRRKGYRLIKKPGKLSESEIRFGLKTEVMGQHLIYHDVLSSTQKTAHELANNNAPEGTLVVADKQTAGRGRMSRVWHSQEGNGVWMSLILRPDIPLQKTPQLTLLAAVAVVQGIEEAAGIQTDIKWPNDILINGKKTVGILTEMQAEEDRVRSVIIGIGINVNQQPNDFPDELKDIATSLSQAAGEKIDRAGVIQHILLCFEKRYRDYMTHGFTPIKLLWESYALGIGTNMRARTLNGTFYGKALGIDDEGVLLLETNEGIKKIYSADIELG; encoded by the coding sequence ATGCGGTCAACATTAAGAAAAGACCTTATTGAATTATTTTCTCAGGCCGGCAATGAATTTATTTCCGGCCAAAAAATCAGTGATGCTCTCGGCTGTTCAAGAACTGCTGTGTGGAAGCATATTGAAGAGCTTCGGAAAGAGGGTTATGAAGTAGAAGCCGTTAGAAGAAAAGGATATCGGCTCATCAAAAAACCCGGAAAACTCAGTGAAAGCGAAATTCGTTTTGGATTAAAAACGGAAGTGATGGGCCAGCATCTTATTTACCATGACGTTCTTTCAAGCACGCAAAAAACGGCTCATGAGCTCGCGAATAATAACGCACCGGAAGGCACCCTTGTGGTGGCTGACAAACAAACAGCCGGAAGGGGCCGAATGTCTAGGGTATGGCATTCTCAAGAAGGAAACGGTGTTTGGATGAGCCTGATTTTGCGGCCTGACATTCCGCTCCAAAAAACACCGCAGCTGACTCTGCTTGCTGCAGTAGCTGTTGTGCAGGGAATAGAAGAGGCAGCAGGCATCCAAACGGATATTAAATGGCCAAATGATATTTTGATTAACGGAAAAAAAACAGTCGGTATCCTAACGGAAATGCAGGCTGAAGAAGACCGCGTACGTTCAGTGATCATTGGGATCGGCATTAACGTTAACCAGCAGCCTAATGATTTTCCAGATGAATTGAAGGACATCGCGACAAGCCTCAGCCAAGCTGCTGGGGAAAAAATTGATCGGGCCGGCGTCATCCAGCATATTTTACTATGCTTTGAGAAACGGTACCGGGATTATATGACGCACGGATTTACGCCGATTAAGCTTTTATGGGAAAGCTATGCGCTCGGTATTGGCACTAATATGAGAGCCAGAACGTTAAACGGAACCTTTTACGGTAAGGCGTTAGGTATAGATGATGAAGGCGTTCTGCTTTTAGAAACGAACGAAGGCATTAAAAAAATCTATTCTGCCGATATCGAATTGGGCTAA
- the cca gene encoding tRNA nucleotidyltransferase (Evidence 1a: Function from experimental evidences in the studied strain; PubMedId: 9829937, 16109934, 20360175, 22940585; Product type e: enzyme) produces the protein MEKVFIKALPVLRILIEAGHQAYFVGGAVRDSYMKRTIGDVDIATDAAPDQVERLFQRTVDVGKEHGTIIVLWEDETYEVTTFRTESDYVDFRRPSEVQFISSLEEDLKRRDLTINAMAMTADGKVLDYFGGKKDIDQKVIRTVGKPEDRFQEDALRMLRAVRFMSQLGFTLSPETEEAIAKEKSLLSHVSVERKTIEFEKLLQGRASRQALQTLIQTRLYEELPGFYHKRENLISTSEFPFFSLTSREELWAALLINLGIVLKDAPLFLKAWKLPGKVIKEAIHIADTFGQSLDAMTMYRAGKKALLSAAKISQLRQNEKLDEKKLKDIQYAYQNLPIKSLKDLDITGKDLLALRNRPAGKWVSEELQWIEQAVVTGKLSNQKKHIEEWLKTCGQH, from the coding sequence ATGGAAAAAGTTTTTATCAAAGCACTTCCCGTGCTCCGCATCTTAATCGAAGCGGGCCATCAGGCTTATTTTGTCGGGGGCGCAGTTCGTGACAGCTATATGAAACGAACGATCGGAGATGTCGATATCGCGACAGATGCGGCACCTGATCAAGTAGAACGGCTGTTTCAGCGGACTGTTGATGTAGGCAAAGAGCACGGGACCATTATTGTGCTCTGGGAGGATGAAACCTATGAAGTCACGACATTCCGGACTGAATCTGATTATGTTGATTTCAGAAGACCGTCAGAAGTGCAATTTATCTCATCATTAGAAGAGGATCTAAAACGCAGAGATTTAACGATCAATGCGATGGCCATGACAGCGGACGGGAAGGTGCTTGATTATTTTGGCGGCAAGAAAGATATTGATCAGAAAGTGATTCGAACCGTTGGAAAGCCTGAGGATAGATTTCAAGAGGATGCGCTTCGTATGCTGAGAGCCGTACGCTTTATGAGCCAGCTTGGCTTTACGCTTTCACCGGAAACAGAAGAAGCCATTGCGAAAGAAAAATCACTCCTCTCCCATGTTTCAGTCGAACGAAAAACTATAGAGTTTGAGAAATTGCTGCAGGGAAGAGCTTCTCGCCAGGCGCTTCAAACACTCATTCAAACGAGATTGTATGAAGAGCTTCCTGGTTTTTATCATAAACGAGAAAACCTGATTTCAACGAGTGAGTTTCCATTCTTCTCTTTAACATCCCGTGAGGAGCTTTGGGCTGCTCTTTTAATTAACCTTGGCATAGTTTTGAAAGACGCGCCCCTTTTCCTGAAAGCCTGGAAGCTCCCGGGAAAAGTGATCAAGGAAGCCATTCACATTGCCGATACGTTTGGCCAGAGCCTTGACGCAATGACAATGTACAGAGCTGGGAAAAAAGCACTGCTCTCAGCGGCCAAAATATCGCAGCTTCGGCAAAACGAAAAACTGGATGAAAAGAAACTGAAGGACATTCAGTACGCTTATCAAAACCTGCCGATCAAAAGCCTTAAGGATCTTGATATCACGGGTAAGGACTTGCTTGCGCTTCGAAACCGGCCGGCCGGAAAATGGGTGTCAGAAGAATTACAGTGGATCGAGCAGGCTGTTGTGACAGGGAAGCTCTCCAATCAAAAGAAACACATAGAGGAGTGGCTGAAGACATGCGGTCAACATTAA
- the bshA gene encoding N-acetyl-alpha-D-glucosaminyl L-malate synthase; malate glycosyltransferase for bacillithiol synthesis (Evidence 1a: Function from experimental evidences in the studied strain; PubMedId: 16751541, 20308541, 22569254, 27454321, 28301954; Product type e: enzyme), translating to MRKLKIGITCYPSVGGSGIIATELGKQLAEKGHEIHFITSSIPFRLNTYHPNIHFHEVEVNQYAVFKYPPYDLTLASKIAEVAERENLDIIHAHYALPHAVCAYLAKQMLKRNIGIVTTLHGTDITVLGYDPSLKDLIRFAIESSDRVTAVSSALAAETYDLIKPEKKIETIYNFIDERVYLKKNTAAIKEKHGILPDEKVVIHVSNFRKVKRVQDVIRVFRNIAGKTKAKLLLVGDGPEKSTACELIRKYGLEDQVLMLGNQDRVEDLYSISDLKLLLSEKESFGLVLLEAMACGVPCIGTNIGGIPEVIKNNVSGFLVDVGDVTAATARAMSILEDEQLSNRFTKAAIEMLENEFSSKKIVSQYEQIYADLAEPE from the coding sequence ATGAGAAAACTAAAAATAGGAATCACATGCTATCCGAGCGTTGGAGGCTCAGGTATCATTGCGACAGAACTGGGGAAGCAGCTTGCTGAAAAGGGACATGAAATCCATTTCATCACATCAAGCATTCCGTTTAGACTGAATACATATCATCCCAATATTCATTTTCATGAAGTTGAGGTTAATCAATATGCTGTTTTTAAGTATCCTCCGTATGATTTGACATTGGCAAGCAAAATCGCTGAGGTGGCGGAACGGGAGAATTTAGACATTATCCATGCTCACTATGCTCTCCCGCATGCCGTTTGCGCCTATCTTGCAAAACAAATGCTGAAACGCAATATCGGCATTGTTACCACTTTGCATGGCACGGATATCACGGTGTTAGGTTATGATCCGTCTCTAAAAGATCTGATCCGTTTTGCTATTGAGTCATCAGACAGGGTGACGGCCGTCTCCTCAGCGCTTGCGGCTGAAACATACGATTTAATTAAACCGGAGAAAAAAATTGAAACGATTTATAACTTTATAGACGAGCGCGTGTATCTGAAGAAAAACACAGCGGCAATTAAAGAGAAACATGGAATTTTACCAGATGAAAAAGTCGTCATCCATGTGTCCAACTTCAGAAAAGTTAAACGCGTGCAGGATGTCATCCGTGTGTTCCGCAATATCGCTGGCAAAACGAAAGCGAAGCTGCTTTTAGTCGGAGACGGTCCGGAGAAATCGACAGCCTGCGAGCTTATCAGAAAATATGGCTTGGAAGACCAAGTCTTAATGCTTGGAAATCAAGACCGTGTTGAAGATCTTTATTCTATTAGCGATTTGAAGCTGCTGCTATCTGAAAAAGAAAGCTTTGGCCTTGTCCTGCTTGAAGCGATGGCTTGCGGAGTGCCTTGTATTGGAACAAACATTGGCGGTATCCCTGAGGTTATAAAAAACAATGTGAGCGGATTTTTGGTGGATGTCGGTGATGTTACGGCCGCAACAGCCCGCGCGATGAGCATTTTAGAAGATGAACAGCTAAGCAATCGTTTTACAAAGGCGGCAATAGAGATGCTTGAAAATGAATTTTCTTCTAAAAAAATTGTCAGCCAGTATGAACAGATTTATGCCGATTTAGCAGAACCGGAGTGA
- the bshBA gene encoding N-acetyl-alpha-D-glucosaminyl L-malate deacetylase 1; malate N-acetylglucosamine N-acetyl hydrolase (Evidence 1a: Function from experimental evidences in the studied strain; PubMedId: 11004195, 20308541, 23894131, 28117687; Product type e: enzyme), whose protein sequence is MYNADVLAFGAHSDDVEIGMGGTIAKFVKQEKKVMICDLTEAELSSNGTVSLRKEEAAEAARILGADKRIQLTLPDRGLIMSDQAIRSIVTVIRICRPKAVFMPYKKDRHPDHGNAAALVEEAIFSAGIHKYKDEKSLPAHKVSKVYYYMINGFHQPDFVIDISDTIEAKKQSLNAYKSQFIPSKDSVSTPLTNGYIEIVEAREKLYGKEAGVEYAEGFFSKRMLMLDHDVLGGEQ, encoded by the coding sequence ATGTATAATGCTGACGTTCTTGCTTTTGGCGCCCACAGTGATGATGTCGAGATCGGAATGGGCGGCACAATAGCGAAGTTTGTCAAACAGGAAAAAAAAGTAATGATATGCGATTTGACAGAAGCGGAACTCTCTTCTAACGGTACGGTCAGTTTGCGTAAAGAAGAAGCAGCTGAAGCAGCCCGCATATTAGGCGCAGATAAAAGAATTCAGCTAACGCTTCCAGACCGCGGCCTAATAATGAGTGATCAGGCAATTCGGTCAATTGTCACTGTCATCAGAATCTGTCGGCCAAAAGCGGTTTTTATGCCGTATAAAAAGGATCGCCATCCGGATCACGGCAATGCGGCTGCACTGGTGGAAGAAGCGATCTTTTCCGCCGGAATCCATAAATATAAAGACGAAAAAAGCCTTCCGGCGCATAAAGTCAGCAAGGTTTACTATTATATGATAAATGGTTTTCATCAGCCGGATTTTGTTATTGATATCTCGGATACAATAGAGGCAAAGAAACAAAGCCTCAACGCCTACAAAAGCCAGTTTATCCCGTCAAAGGATTCCGTTTCTACTCCTCTGACGAATGGGTATATTGAAATCGTTGAAGCGAGAGAAAAGCTTTACGGTAAAGAAGCGGGCGTGGAGTATGCCGAAGGTTTCTTTTCCAAACGGATGCTGATGCTTGATCATGATGTGCTTGGGGGCGAACAATGA
- the mgsA gene encoding methylglyoxal synthase (Evidence 1a: Function from experimental evidences in the studied strain; PubMedId: 9489667, 10368300, 10715115, 11423008, 15489434, 21992469, 23894131, 28807600; Product type e: enzyme) has translation MKIALIAHDKKKQDMVQFTTAYRDILKNHDLYATGTTGLKIHEATGLQIERFQSGPLGGDQQIGALIAANALDLVIFLRDPLTAQPHEPDVSALIRLCDVYSIPLATNMGTAEILVRTLDEGVFEFRDLLRGEEPNV, from the coding sequence ATGAAAATTGCTTTGATCGCGCATGACAAGAAAAAACAGGATATGGTTCAATTTACGACTGCCTATCGGGATATTTTAAAGAATCATGATCTATACGCAACCGGAACCACAGGGTTGAAAATTCATGAGGCGACAGGTCTTCAAATTGAACGTTTTCAATCCGGCCCTTTAGGGGGAGACCAGCAAATCGGTGCACTGATCGCTGCCAATGCACTCGATCTTGTCATTTTTTTGCGCGACCCGCTGACCGCGCAGCCGCATGAACCGGATGTCTCGGCATTAATCCGTTTATGTGATGTGTATTCCATTCCGCTCGCCACAAATATGGGTACTGCGGAAATTCTTGTGCGCACACTTGATGAAGGTGTTTTCGAATTCCGTGACCTTCTTCGGGGAGAAGAGCCGAATGTATAA
- the dapB gene encoding (4S)-4-hydroxy-2,3,4, 5-tetrahydro-(2S)-dipicolinic acid (HTPA) dehydratase reductase (Evidence 2a: Function from experimental evidences in other organisms; PubMedId: 6422596, 9398235, 12682299, 20503968; Product type e: enzyme): MSNETIKLVIAGPRGRMGQEAVKLAERTPHFDLVGAIDHTYDQQKLSDVMPVESDAFIYTDIHACFTETQPDVLIDLTTPEIGKVHTKIALEHGVRPVVGTTGFSEADLKELTSLTEEKGIGAIIAPNFALGAILMMKFSKMAANYFEDVEIIELHHDQKLDAPSGTALKTAEMISEVRKEKQQGHPDEKEILPGARGAEQNGIRLHSVRLPGLIAHQEVMFGMDGQTLQIRHDSYNRASFMSGVKLSVEQVMKIDQLVYGLENIID; encoded by the coding sequence ATGTCAAACGAAACAATTAAATTAGTCATTGCGGGACCGCGTGGAAGAATGGGGCAGGAAGCTGTTAAATTGGCAGAACGAACACCACATTTTGACCTTGTAGGGGCCATAGACCATACATACGATCAGCAAAAATTATCTGATGTGATGCCTGTTGAGTCAGATGCTTTCATTTACACAGATATCCATGCCTGTTTTACAGAAACACAACCGGATGTCTTGATTGATTTAACAACGCCCGAAATCGGAAAAGTACATACAAAAATTGCATTAGAGCACGGAGTCCGTCCAGTTGTCGGAACAACCGGTTTCTCAGAAGCTGATTTAAAAGAGCTCACATCTTTAACAGAAGAAAAAGGGATCGGAGCCATCATCGCGCCAAATTTTGCGCTCGGTGCGATACTGATGATGAAATTTTCAAAAATGGCTGCCAACTATTTTGAGGATGTTGAGATTATTGAGCTTCATCATGACCAGAAGCTTGACGCACCAAGCGGAACTGCGCTTAAAACAGCGGAAATGATTTCAGAAGTCCGTAAAGAAAAGCAGCAAGGACATCCGGATGAAAAAGAAATTCTCCCAGGAGCAAGAGGAGCGGAGCAAAACGGTATTCGCTTGCACAGCGTCCGTCTTCCGGGACTGATCGCGCATCAGGAGGTCATGTTCGGCATGGATGGCCAAACGCTTCAGATACGCCATGATTCTTATAACCGTGCTTCTTTCATGTCAGGCGTTAAACTGTCAGTCGAACAAGTCATGAAGATTGATCAGCTTGTGTATGGTTTAGAAAATATCATTGATTAG
- the ypjD gene encoding oxidized nucleotide pyrophosphohydrolase (Evidence 1c: Function from experimental evidences in the studied genus; PubMedId: 16390452, 20529853, 20944217, 21733847, 24339782, 26920050, 28117687; Product type e: enzyme), translating to MSDKTMKDIQAEVDRYIGQFKEGYFSPLAMMARLTEELGELAREVNHRYGEKPKKATEDDKSMEEEIGDVLFVLVCLANSLDISLEEAHDRVMHKFNTRDKDRWTRKEEGK from the coding sequence GTGAGTGATAAAACAATGAAAGACATACAGGCTGAAGTAGACCGTTACATAGGCCAATTTAAAGAAGGATATTTTAGCCCGCTGGCCATGATGGCGAGGCTGACTGAAGAACTGGGCGAGCTTGCCAGAGAAGTGAATCACCGTTATGGAGAAAAACCAAAAAAAGCGACTGAAGATGATAAAAGCATGGAAGAGGAAATAGGCGATGTGCTATTTGTATTGGTTTGTTTAGCCAACTCTCTTGATATCTCTTTAGAGGAAGCTCACGACCGAGTCATGCATAAATTTAATACAAGAGATAAAGATCGCTGGACCAGAAAAGAAGAAGGAAAGTAG
- the ypjC gene encoding putative integral inner membrane protein (Evidence 3: Putative function from multiple computational evidences; PubMedId: 15849754, 16850406; Product type m: membrane component) — MLGEIRLKNIFFILIGAAIFSFGLVHFNMQNNLAEGGFTGITLLLYALFHISPSISNLVLNIPIFFIGWRLLGRTMFVYTLVGTVALSLFLSIFQRYEIHMPLQHDLALAALFAGVFIGAGLGIIFKFGGTTGGVDIIARLVNKYFGIPMGRTMFAFDACVIILSLLTYLSYKEAMYTLVAVFVAARLIDFIQEGGYAAKGATIISSKNDLIQKKILEEMERGVTILKGQGSYTKEDIDVLYCVVPKNELVMLKSVINSIDPHAFVAVSDVHDVLGEGFTLDENKNPLPR; from the coding sequence ATGCTTGGAGAAATTAGATTAAAAAACATATTTTTTATTTTAATCGGAGCGGCAATTTTTTCATTTGGCTTGGTTCATTTCAATATGCAGAACAATCTGGCTGAGGGCGGTTTTACAGGTATTACACTTTTGCTTTATGCCCTTTTCCACATCAGCCCCTCTATATCGAACCTGGTGTTGAACATTCCGATTTTTTTTATTGGCTGGCGTTTGCTCGGCAGGACAATGTTTGTTTATACCCTTGTCGGCACTGTAGCCTTGTCTTTGTTCCTCAGCATCTTTCAGCGATATGAAATCCATATGCCCCTTCAGCACGACTTAGCGCTCGCCGCTTTATTTGCCGGCGTATTCATCGGAGCCGGACTGGGTATTATTTTTAAGTTCGGCGGTACGACAGGCGGTGTTGATATCATCGCACGTTTAGTGAATAAGTATTTTGGGATTCCGATGGGCAGAACGATGTTTGCTTTCGATGCCTGCGTCATCATTTTGTCTTTGCTTACTTATCTCTCCTATAAAGAAGCGATGTATACGCTGGTAGCTGTATTTGTAGCGGCAAGATTAATCGATTTTATTCAGGAAGGCGGATACGCTGCTAAAGGCGCTACGATCATCTCTTCGAAAAACGACCTGATTCAGAAAAAGATTCTTGAAGAAATGGAACGGGGCGTCACCATTTTGAAAGGACAAGGTTCCTACACAAAAGAGGATATAGATGTACTTTATTGTGTGGTGCCGAAAAATGAATTGGTGATGCTGAAAAGCGTGATTAACTCCATTGATCCCCATGCCTTTGTAGCGGTAAGCGATGTTCACGATGTGCTCGGAGAAGGATTTACGCTTGATGAAAATAAAAATCCGCTTCCGCGCTGA
- the ypjB gene encoding sporulation septum-associated protein (Evidence 1a: Function from experimental evidences in the studied strain; PubMedId: 12662922; Product type m: membrane component), producing the protein MKRKLTICLLIALIFYNGNAKAAERGSLEELNDLSDTVFQMTRQAKYEEALQVLEYFEKTLKSAEKKQQDPMLTGAQIRQITLGYNDMVRSLKQADTSDTQKLRAAAQFRMLMDAVDNRSDPLWGSLEKPIMEAFTELKRDVQKNGSTSFHEKWNEFISLYDLIYPSLTIDVSEDQLETVGKHIDVIEQEEFQQMTESTKLERLSLLQHDLKNVFDRVEEDDADPSLLWVIITTGSIIITALTYVGYRKYKAEKNKLKKRDYPK; encoded by the coding sequence ATGAAACGAAAGCTGACGATCTGTTTGTTGATTGCACTTATTTTTTATAATGGAAATGCCAAGGCTGCAGAGCGGGGAAGCCTCGAGGAATTGAATGATTTATCCGATACAGTCTTTCAAATGACCCGACAGGCGAAATATGAAGAGGCGCTTCAAGTCTTGGAGTATTTTGAAAAAACATTAAAATCCGCTGAGAAAAAACAGCAAGACCCCATGCTAACGGGAGCCCAAATTCGTCAAATCACATTGGGCTATAATGATATGGTTCGGAGTTTAAAGCAAGCTGATACATCAGACACACAAAAACTCAGAGCAGCCGCGCAGTTCAGAATGCTGATGGATGCGGTTGACAATCGGTCTGACCCGCTTTGGGGCTCACTGGAAAAACCGATTATGGAAGCTTTTACTGAACTGAAGCGAGATGTCCAAAAGAATGGAAGCACAAGCTTTCATGAAAAATGGAATGAATTTATCAGTTTATATGACTTGATTTACCCCAGTCTTACAATCGATGTATCAGAGGATCAGCTTGAAACAGTCGGAAAACATATAGATGTTATTGAGCAAGAGGAATTTCAGCAAATGACAGAGAGCACGAAGCTTGAACGGCTTTCCCTTCTTCAGCATGACCTGAAAAATGTGTTTGACAGGGTGGAGGAGGATGATGCCGATCCGTCTTTACTCTGGGTGATCATTACAACCGGCAGTATCATCATTACTGCTCTTACCTATGTCGGTTACAGAAAGTACAAGGCGGAAAAAAACAAGCTGAAAAAAAGGGACTACCCTAAATAA
- the ypjA gene encoding conserved integral inner membrane protein of unknown function (Evidence 4: Unknown function but conserved in other organisms; PubMedId: 15849754, 16850406; Product type m: membrane component): MLILVLAINFLGTVYGYYWYLPQLLETPARFLIFVPDSPTATFFFLFVLLAFLMKRNAPLLEALALVTLVKYGLWAVAMNFLVLAVTGDLPWEGYMLIASHFAMAVQGVLYSPYFRFSFWHLAIAAVWTLHNDVIDYLFDMMPQYSMLSDYMTEIGYGTFWLSIFSIALAYFLVVSKKQTKLELM; this comes from the coding sequence ATGCTTATTCTTGTCTTAGCCATTAATTTTCTGGGAACGGTTTACGGCTACTATTGGTACTTGCCGCAGCTTTTGGAGACACCGGCCCGTTTCCTGATTTTTGTTCCGGACAGTCCGACAGCAACGTTTTTCTTTCTGTTTGTGCTGCTTGCCTTTCTCATGAAACGGAATGCTCCGCTTTTAGAGGCGCTTGCGCTAGTTACCCTCGTAAAGTATGGCCTATGGGCGGTGGCTATGAATTTTCTTGTGCTTGCAGTAACTGGTGACTTGCCGTGGGAGGGCTACATGCTAATTGCTTCGCATTTTGCAATGGCAGTTCAAGGCGTATTATACAGTCCGTATTTTCGTTTTTCATTTTGGCATCTTGCAATTGCTGCAGTCTGGACACTGCATAACGATGTCATTGACTACTTGTTTGATATGATGCCGCAATACTCTATGCTTTCTGATTATATGACTGAAATAGGATACGGAACATTTTGGCTAAGTATCTTTTCAATCGCGCTTGCTTACTTTCTTGTGGTCTCAAAAAAGCAAACGAAGCTTGAGCTGATGTAA
- the qcrC gene encoding menaquinol:cytochrome c oxidoreductase (cytochrome cc subunit) (Evidence 2a: Function from experimental evidences in other organisms; PubMedId: 7592464, 8647852, 12446663, 12615356, 19114526; Product type e: enzyme), whose protein sequence is MHRGKGMKFVGDSRIPAEKKPNIPKDYSEYPGKTEAFWPNFLLKEWMVGAVFLIGFLVLTIVHQPPLERMADPTDTGYIPLPDWYFLFLYQLLKYEYAAGSFTVVGAMIMPGLAFGALLLAPFLDRGTERRPWKRPVAVGMMLLAISAAVFLTWQSVATHDWAKAEEQGKITKEADIDTNAEGYKVFKEQGCISCHGDNLQGGAAGPSLVDSGLKPDEIKKIAVEGKGKMPAGVFKGNDKQLEELAKFISETTAK, encoded by the coding sequence ATGCACCGGGGCAAAGGGATGAAATTTGTAGGCGACTCAAGGATACCGGCTGAAAAAAAGCCGAATATACCGAAGGATTATTCGGAGTATCCGGGTAAAACAGAGGCTTTCTGGCCAAATTTCTTGTTAAAGGAATGGATGGTTGGAGCTGTCTTTCTCATCGGTTTTCTCGTTTTGACGATTGTGCATCAGCCGCCTTTAGAGCGGATGGCGGACCCGACTGATACTGGTTATATTCCGCTGCCGGATTGGTATTTTCTTTTCTTATACCAGCTGTTGAAGTATGAATACGCCGCCGGAAGCTTTACAGTGGTCGGCGCCATGATTATGCCAGGTCTCGCTTTTGGGGCCCTGCTTTTGGCTCCATTCCTAGACAGAGGGACAGAAAGAAGGCCGTGGAAGCGTCCGGTCGCTGTCGGTATGATGCTTCTGGCCATTTCCGCTGCTGTATTTTTGACGTGGCAGTCAGTTGCTACTCATGACTGGGCCAAGGCAGAAGAACAGGGGAAAATTACAAAAGAAGCCGACATTGACACCAATGCAGAAGGATATAAGGTTTTTAAGGAACAGGGCTGTATTTCTTGCCATGGGGATAACCTTCAGGGAGGAGCGGCCGGGCCTTCATTGGTTGACAGCGGGCTGAAACCGGATGAAATCAAAAAAATCGCTGTAGAAGGGAAAGGCAAAATGCCGGCGGGTGTGTTCAAAGGAAATGATAAGCAGCTCGAAGAACTTGCAAAATTTATTTCTGAAACAACCGCAAAATAA